One segment of Polypterus senegalus isolate Bchr_013 chromosome 8, ASM1683550v1, whole genome shotgun sequence DNA contains the following:
- the LOC120533321 gene encoding zinc finger protein 510-like, with translation MDVKEETCEADINTTNVTTVNIKKEDSEWEHLPIKDEDYELPAVGVKEEAEEKSVSSEMIKPKGEEPDNLNVSPESLQSDTKRAEEMSSDRIQEDQTVPSNPSGENLQEICSHCPSSLPQTLLRSKPQLPDHDENLKKLTPGSGNQNRGSLQLRCLPIMKLTGIAIITSQKQIHNANAATLSKCQDVRKRFSHESKCRSDGCSHKKQKLPYCCSECGKQFSRSSHCNPHTRSHAGGTLYCCSECGKQFPDKKSLDIHTGIHSGERPYSCSECGKQFFYKKCLHNHALIHIEEKQFCCHRCNKRFCCQSSLHVHSRSHSGEKPFCCSECGKHFSQRAIFK, from the exons ATGGACGTGAAAGAGGAGACGTGTGAGGCTGACATAAATACCACAAACGTAAcgactgtaaatattaaaaaggagGACTCTGAATGGGAGCATCTGCCCATTAAGGATGAGGATTATGAATTGCCGGCTGTGGGCGTTAAAGAAGAGGCTGAGGAGAAGTCTGTCAGCAGTGAAATGATAAAACCTAAAGGTGAGGAGCCTGACAACCTCAACGTGAGTCCTGAATCATTGCAGTCTGACACAAAGAGGGCTGAAGAAATGTCATCTGATAGAATTCAGGAAGATCAGACAGTACCTTCAAATCCGTCTGGAgaaa ATTTACAAGAGATTTGCAGCCACTGCCCATCTTCACTTCCTCAGACTTTACTTCGGAGTAAACCGCAACTTCCAGATCATGACGAAAACCTGAAGAAATTGACACCTGGATCAGGGAATCAGAACCGAGGCTCTTTGCAGTTAAGATGTCTGCCTATTATGAAATTAACAGGAATAGCTATCATTACCTCTCAAAAACAGATACACAATGCAAATGCAGCAACTTTGTCGAAGTGCCAAGATGTGAGGAAACGTTTTAGTCATGAATCCAAATGCAGAAGTGATGGCTGTAGCCATAAGAAGCAGAAActgccatattgctgttctgaatgtggcaaacagttttccaGAAGTAGCCACTGTAACCCACACACAAGAAGTCACGCTGGGGGGACGCTGtactgttgttctgaatgtgggaaacaattTCCTGACAAGAAAAGTCTTGACATACACACAGGAATTCACTCTGGAGAGAGACCatattcctgttctgaatgtgggaaacaatttttttacaagaaatgtCTTCACAATCATGCACTAATTCACATCGAAGAGAAGCAATTTTGCTGTCATCGGTGTAACAAAAGATTCTGTTGTCAAAGCAGTCTTCATGTGCACTCAAGATCTCACAGTGGAGAGAAGcctttttgctgttctgaatgtggcaagcattTCTCACAAAGGGCCATTTTTAAGTAA